The genomic window TAGCTCTAGGGCCCTCTACCCTATATCCTATATCAGCAAGCTTCCTCACGATATCGAGGATCTTCCTGCTAATAGGATCGCTCTCAAGGGCCTCCCTGACGACCAGATATTTGTAGACCTCCTTGGGGACCAGCTCTATCATTGGGCCCTCATGACCGCAATTCAGACATCTATAAGAATATAAGGGGACTGAGAAGACCTCCTTGCAAGACGCACATCTGTAAATGTCAGCCACTCTGATGTAATCTACCCCCGGGGCCTTCAGTTCCTTCCCGCACTTCGGGCATATCCTCCTCCCATCCGGACCCATGAACTCCTCCTCGAGCCCTGAGTAACCGCAGCTCAAGTGCTCTATTACTATGCCCTTAGAGAAGTTCAATGAACCGCAGTAAGGGCATTTAGCCCTCAGAAGGAATACCTCGGATCCGCAATTCGGGCAGCTAGCAACTCTATCGTGCAACTCCTTCCTGAGATACCCTCTCTCGTATAGATACTCTAGGGCCTCCCCCACTCCCTCGCACTCCCCCCTCAGGCAGTAATAGTGACCCTTCAGGGGATCGAAACTCGGCCTTATCTCATCTAAGGCCTCGCTTATTATCAGATCGATGAGCCTCAGGGCCCTCTCGTGCATGGGATCACCCTACCACCTCTCGGCGATCCTTCCCCCTCTCCTCCTTTATCAGGGAATGGAGCTTCGTCAATGCCTCATCTAAGTTCGATGCCTCAATTATCTCTATGTTCAAGCTCTTAGCTAGGGTTTTAGCCTCTTGAGTAGCTCTGGGTATCGCTATTAGCACGCCTCCTCTTGCTGATATATCGAAGAGCTTCCCGAATAGAGCTAGGACTTTCTCCTCCCCCCGCCCTCGCTAGATTCAACGATGTCTATGAATCTTTCCGAATCCCCTCCCTTAACTGAGAGCGAGAACCTCTGAGTCAGGCCTGAGGCACCTATTACTTCACTGGGATGCTTGACTTCCATCCCCCTCCTCTTGAGCCCCTCAGATATAGCTCTCTCGAGCGAGGGCTTGAGCAACCTCTCCTCGATGACCTCGTACCTCAATAGGGGCTTCAGATCTAACTCGCTCTCACTCATGGACTCCCCGCAATCGGAACAGATGAAGATTAGCTTGGGGGAGATAGATACTCTCTTGCAATTCTCACAATATATCACGTTCTGATACTTATTGTAATCTACTCCTATCGCCCTCAACGGCTTACCGCAATTCGGGCACCTCAGGGTCTCCCCCGATGAGAACATGTCCGAGGGGGCGGTGAAATTGCAAGATATGTGATGGATAGCCTCCACCCTCCTTATATTCTGCGAGTCGCAGATCGGGCAGAGAAGCCTCAATATCAGCTTGTGGGAGCCGCAATTCGGGCAAGTGGGTATGGTCCCCACTTTAGTCCCTTTCAATATTCCCTTCCTCTCAAGTTCTATCAGAATATCATTTAAATTCGGGAAATCTTCACGAGAAATACCTAAAGATTCATAATAACTTACCCCATAATCGTAATCGAGTCTGGGCTCTATCTCCTTCACTCCCTTCTTTAGGAGCAGGTCTATCAGCATATCCGCGAACTTCGATACCATCCAGATTATGCTACCTCAATTTCAAATAAAGGTTGCGAGTGAAAGGAGTGTCTTTCCACCTCCGAGAGCTTCATAGGTTATCTCGAAGAGATCTAAATTGATATAGCTATTATTATCCCAGTCGTTATTAATATTGTACCAATAACTTCATTTCTATTCAATTTATTTCCACTAAGGGCAGAGGCTATCTGGGAGACTGGAGGGGCGAGTGCTGTCGTCAGTGAAGCTAGAGCCACACCTAGCTCCCTGACAGCGTAGAAGTAGAGCGGTAGGGATATGCCCACCCCTATCATCCCCCCTAGAGCTGCTTTCCCCTGACCCCTCACCCTAGGGCTCGGGAGGGAGAGCATGAGGTAGAGAGAAGCCACTATTATCGAGTTCCAAGTGGCTAATGTCACCTCGCTGACATAATTCAGGGCTTTTTTAGCTGCTATAGGGCTGAGGGTCCACCCTATGGATGCTATTAGGCTCAAGGCTATCCCTCTCATCTTCCACTCCCCTGAGCCCCTCGAGATGAGCCATATCCCGAGGAAAGCGAGAGCAGCCCCTAAAAGAACGAAGGCTGAGAACGGCTCCCCTATCATTATGCTGGGGAGTATGGCCGTCCATATTAGGTAAGTGAATCCTATTGGCGTCGCTCTGCTCGGCCCTA from Candidatus Korarchaeum sp. includes these protein-coding regions:
- a CDS encoding DMT family transporter, which codes for MLALAAAIFAGCVWGITPSLYAQASREGGSARANFWKSLGALSVLLLLYLSNFELPSRVAIIYIILNAALGTGIADYSFLKSIAIIGPSRATPIGFTYLIWTAILPSIMIGEPFSAFVLLGAALAFLGIWLISRGSGEWKMRGIALSLIASIGWTLSPIAAKKALNYVSEVTLATWNSIIVASLYLMLSLPSPRVRGQGKAALGGMIGVGISLPLYFYAVRELGVALASLTTALAPPVSQIASALSGNKLNRNEVIGTILITTGIIIAISI